One part of the Malus sylvestris chromosome 2, drMalSylv7.2, whole genome shotgun sequence genome encodes these proteins:
- the LOC126597904 gene encoding cytochrome P450 704C1-like, whose product MDFLSNPFLFTSLVLLLSIFTAQILAWKLTKRKRKYPPVAGTILHQLLNFNRLHDYMTDLAAKYKTYRLIGPFRNEVYTSNPKNVEYILKTNFDNYGKGWYNYNLLKDLLGDGIFTVDGDKWRQQRKISSHEFSTRMLREFSSAVFQKNAAKVADKLSEIATASQTIDIQDMFMKSTLDSIFKVAFGTELDNMCGSSQEGRSFGDAFDNSSALSLWRYVDVFWRIKKFLNLGSEAALRKNIKIIDEFVFKLIHTKIEQMQKNDNSSVTVDREDILSRFLQASETNPVYLRDIILNFIIAGKDTTATTLAWFIYLLCKHPSVQEKIVHEVKQVTGMKRITSFSEFADSLSEDVLEKMHYLHAAITETLRIYPAVPVDAKICFSDDTLPDGYSVRKGDMVSYQPYAMGRMKFIWGDDAEEFRPERWLNENGVFQPESPFKFTAFQAGPRMCLGKEFAYRQLKIFSAVFLSCFVFKLSDENAVVTYRTMINLHIKGGLQVRAFHRD is encoded by the exons ATGGACTTTCTGTCAAACCCATTCCTCTTCACATCTCTGGTTTTGTTGTTATCCATCTTCACTGCCCAAATCCTAGCTTGGAAACTGACCAAGAGAAAGAGGAAGTATCCACCAGTTGCTGGCACAATCCTTCACCAGCTGCTCAACTTCAACAGGTTGCATGACTACATGACTGATCTTGCTGCCAAGTACAAGACCTACAGGCTGATTGGGCCCTTCAGGAATGAGGTTTACACCTCCAATCCAAAAAATGTTGAGTACATTCTCAAAACCAACTTTGATAATTATGGCAAG GGGTGGTATAACTACAATCTGCTGAAGGATCTTCTGGGTGATGGAATTTTTACGGTTGATGGTGATAAGTGGCGCCAACAGAGGAAGATATCAAGCCATGAGTTCTCAACAAGGATGTTGAGGGAGTTCAGCAGTGCAGTCTTCCAAAAAAATGCAGCAAAAGTTGCAGATAAACTGTCGGAGATCGCAACTGCCAGCCAGACAATTGATATTCAA GATATGTTTATGAAGTCAACGTTGGATTCGATCTTCAAAGTAGCATTTGGTACTGAATTAGACAACATGTGTGGATCCAGTCAAGAAGGCAGGAGTTTTGGTGATGCTTTTGATAATTCAAGTGCATTGTCCCTCTGGCGTTACGTAGATGTCTTCTGGAGGATCAAGAAGTTTCTGAATTTGGGATCGGAAGCTGCATTAcgaaaaaatatcaaaatcatCGATGAGTTTGTGTTTAAGCTAATCCATACAAAAATTGAGCAAATGCAGAAAAATGATAACAGTTCTGTGACT GTGGACAGAGAAGATATTTTGTCAAGGTTCTTGCAAGCGTCCGAGACTAATCCCGTATACTTACGGGATATAATCCTCAATTTCATTATTGCCGGTAAAGACACAACAGCAACCACACTGGCGTGGTTCATTTACCTTCTGTGCAAGCATCCTTCTGTACAAGAAAAAATTGTACATGAAGTGAAGCAAGTAACTGGCATGAAAAGGATCACAAGCTTTTCCGAGTTTGCAGACAGTCTGAGCGAAGATGTTCTCGAAAAGATGCACTATCTCCATGCTGCAATCACTGAAACTCTCCGAATCTATCCTGCAGTTCCAGTG GACGCAAAGATATGCTTTTCAGATGATACTCTCCCAGATGGATACAGTGTGAGGAAAGGAGATATGGTATCATATCAACCATATGCAATGGGGAGGATGAAATTCATATGGGGAGACGATGCAGAAGAGTTCAGACCAGAGAGATGGCTCAACGAGAACGGAGTATTCCAGCCGGAGAGCCCCTTTAAGTTCACCGCCtttcag GCCGGACCGCGAATGTGTCTCGGAAAGGAGTTTGCTTACAGGCAGTTGAAGATCTTCTCGGCTGTTTTTTTAAGCTGTTTCGTGTTCAAATTGAGCGATGAGAACGCAGTTGTCACGTACAGGACGATGATTAATCTTCACATTAAGGGAGGTCTACAAGTTCGTGCCTTCCACAGAGACTGA